In the Dioscorea cayenensis subsp. rotundata cultivar TDr96_F1 chromosome 12, TDr96_F1_v2_PseudoChromosome.rev07_lg8_w22 25.fasta, whole genome shotgun sequence genome, one interval contains:
- the LOC120273535 gene encoding phytochrome B-like has protein sequence MASGSRGAPTQSSGASNARGGDSVSKAIAQYTIDARLHAVFEQSGESGRSFDYSESVRRTPSQSVPEQQITAYLSRIQRGGHVQPFGCTLAVDEPALRLIAFSANAPDLLDLSPRSVPTLDSLPILRLGADLRSLFSTSSSLLLERAASAREITLLNPLFVHSRNSGKPFYAILHRIDVGIVIDLEPARTEDPALSIAGAVQSQKLAVRAISRLQALPGGDIKLLCDTVVSHVRELTGYDRVMVYKFHDDEHGEVVAESRRDDLEPYFGLHYPATDIPQASRFLFKQNRVRMIADCNAAPVPVIQDENLMQPLCLVGSTLRAPHGCHAQYMANMGSIASLAMAVIINGSEDESSSRNSMKLWGLVVCHHTAPRCIPFPLRYACEFLMQAFGLQLNMELQLSSQMSEKHILRTQTLLCDMLLRESPTGIVTQSPSIMDLVKCDGAALYYQGKYWPLGITPTEAQIKDIVEWLSACHSDSAGLSTDSLADAGYPGAAALGDAVCGMAVAYITPNDFLFWFRSHTAKEIKWGGAKHHPEDKDDGQRMHPRSSFKAFLEVVKSRSLPWENAEMDAIHSLQLILRDSFRDAAEGASNSKALVNEQFGDLELQGIDELSSVAREMVRLIETATAPIFAVDSDGRINGWNAKVAELTGLSVEEAMGKSLVQDLVFKEYADVVDKLLYRALRGEEDKNVEIKLRTFGLQQSKNAVFVIVNACSSRDYVSNIVGVCFIAQDVTGQKVVMDKFIHIQGDYKAIVHNPNPLIPPIFASDENTCCSEWNTAMEKLTGWSRGNMIGKLLVGEVFGSSCQLKGPDALTKFMIVLHNAISGNETDKFPFAFFDKDGKFVQALLTANTRSNMDGETIGAFCFLQIASPELQQALEIQRQQERKCFTRMKELAYICQEIKNPLSGIQFTNSLLEMTDLSDDQKQFLETSASCERQMMKIIKDASLESIEDGSLTLEKSEFLLGSVINAVVSQVMILLRERGLQLIRDIPEEIKTTVVYGDQVRIQQVMADFLLNMVLHAPSPKGWVEIQVGSNLKRNSDGTQIMLLQFRIIVPGEGLPPELVQDMFHNSRWATQEGMGLSISRKLLKLVNGEVQYIREAERCYFLIAIELPRRPEA, from the exons ATGGCGTCCGGCAGCCGCGGGGCGCCGACGCAGTCCTCAGGAGCTTCCAACGCGCGCGGTGGAGATTCAGTGAGCAAGGCCATCGCGCAGTACACAATTGACGCTCGTCTGCACGCCGTCTTCGAGCAGTCCGGTGAGTCCGGCCGATCCTTTGATTACTCCGAATCCGTCCGGCGAACGCCGTCGCAGTCGGTGCCAGAGCAACAGATCACTGCGTACCTCTCTAGGATCCAGCGCGGCGGCCATGTTCAGCCATTCGGTTGCACGCTCGCCGTTGACGAACCAGCGCTCCGGCTTATCGCTTTCTCCGCCAACGCCCCTGATCTTCTTGACCTCTCGCCGCGTTCCGTCCCAACGCTCGATTCCCTTCCGATTCTCCGTCTTGGCGCCGATCTCCGATCCCTGTTCTCCACTTCGTCTTCTCTCCTCCTCGAGCGCGCCGCCTCCGCCCGCGAGATCACCCTCCTAAACCCTCTCTTCGTCCACTCCCGCAATTCCGGCAAACCCTTCTACGCCATCCTCCACCGCATCGACGTGGGCATCGTCATAGACCTCGAGCCCGCCCGCACCGAAGACCCCGCTCTCTCAATCGCCGGCGCTGTCCAATCGCAGAAACTCGCCGTCCGTGCCATTTCCCGTCTCCAAGCTCTTCCCGGTGGCGACATCAAGCTTCTCTGCGACACAGTTGTTTCCCACGTCCGCGAGCTCACCGGCTACGACCGCGTCATGGTATACAAGTTTCACGACGATGAGCATGGCGAGGTCGTGGCCGAATCCCGCCGTGACGACCTCGAGCCCTACTTCGGTCTTCACTATCCGGCGACTGACATCCCCCAAGCTTCTCGGTTTCTCTTCAAGCAAAACCGAGTTCGGATGATAGCTGACTGCAACGCCGCTCCCGTTCCGGTGATCCAAGACGAGAATTTGATGCAGCCGCTGTGCCTCGTCGGCTCCACTCTCCGCGCTCCACATGGTTGCCACGCGCAGTACATGGCTAACATGGGCTCCATCGCTTCCTTGGCCATGGCCGTCATTATCAATGGCAGCGAGGACGAGAGCTCTTCACGCAACTCCATGAAGCTCTGGGGCCTCGTCGTCTGCCACCACACCGCCCCTCGCTGCATCCCCTTCCCTCTCCGGTACGCCTGCGAGTTCTTGATGCAAGCCTTTGGCCTTCAGCTTAACATGGAGCTCCAACTCTCTTCCCAGATGTCTGAGAAGCACATTCTCAGGACACAGACTCTCTTGTGCGACATGCTTCTCCGGGAGTCTCCTACCGGCATTGTTACTCAGAGCCCCAGCATCATGGACCTTGTCAAGTGTGATGGTGCTGCACTGTATTATCAGGGAAAGTATTGGCCTCTGGGAATCACCCCTACAGAAGCTCAGATTAAGGACATTGTCGAATGGCTGTCTGCTTGTCATAGTGATTCTGCAGGGTTGAGCACTGATAGCTTGGCTGATGCTGGTTATCCGGGTGCCGCGGCTTTGGGTGATGCTGTTTGTGGTATGGCTGTGGCCTACATTACTCCAAATGACTTCTTGTTCTGGTTTCGGTCTCATACTGCTAAGGAGATCAAATGGGGTGGGGCGAAGCATCACCCAGAGGATAAGGATGATGGGCAGCGAATGCACCCAAGGTCTTCGTTTAAGGCCTTTTTGGAAGTGGTTAAGAGTAGGAGCTTGCCTTGGGAGAATGCGGAGATGGATGCTATTCATTCTTTGCAGCTAATATTGAGAGATTCGTTTAGGGATGCGGCTGAAGGGGCTAGTAATTCGAAGGCATTGGTAAATGAGCAGTTTGGTGATTTGGAGTTGCAGGGGATTGATGAGCTGAGCTCTGTGGCAAGGGAGATGGTTAGGTTGATTGAGACAGCTACCGCACCAATTTTTGCTGTGGATTCAGATGGACGGATAAATGGTTGGAATGCAAAAGTTGCGGAGTTGACAGGATTGTCTGTTGAGGAAGCAATGGGGAAATCATTGGTTCAAGACCTTGTCTTCAAAGAATATGCAGATGTTGTTGACAAGCTTCTCTACAGGGCCTTAAGAG GTGAAGAAGACAAAAACGTTGAGATAAAGTTGAGAACATTTGGCTTGCAGCAATCAAAAAACGCAGTTTTTGTGATTGTAAATGCTTGTTCCAGCAGGGACTATGTGAGTAACATAGTTGGGGTATGTTTTATCGCACAGGATGTTACTGGGCAGAAAGTTGTCATGGATAAATTCATCCACATACAAGGTGATTATAAGGCCATCGTGCACAACCCTAACCCATTGATTCCACCGATCTTTGCTTCAGATGAAAACACTTGCTGCTCAGAGTGGAATACAGCAATGGAGAAACTTACTGGCTGGTCAAGAGGGAATATGATCGGAAAGCTGCTGGTTGGGGAGGTTTTTGGCAGTAGCTGCCAACTCAAAGGACCTGATGCATTGACAAAATTCATGATTGTTCTGCACAATGCAATCAGCGGAAATGAAACAGACAAATTCCCATTTGCTTTCTTTGACAAGGATGGCAAATTTGTACAGGCTCTTTTGACGGCAAATACAAGGAGTAATATGGATGGTGAGACAATTGGGGCATTCTGTTTCCTACAGATAGCTAGCCCTGAGTTGCAGCAAGCCCTTGAGATACAGAGGCAGCAGGAGAGGAAATGTTTTACCAGAATGAAAGAGTTGGCGTACATTTGCCAAGAGATAAAGAATCCACTGAGTGGTATACAATTCACTAACTCACTTTTGGAGATGACTGATTTATCTGATGATCAGAAGCAGTTTCTTGAAACTAGTGCTTCTTGTGAGAGGCAGATGATGAAGATCATAAAGGATGCTAGTTTGGAAAGCATTGAGGATGG TTCCTTGACACTCGAAAAAAGTGAATTCCTTCTTGGGAGTGTTATAAATGCGGTTGTGAGTCAAGTTATGATTTTATTGAGAGAAAGAGGTCTACAGTTAATAAGGGATATTCCTGAGGAAATCAAAACCACTGTTGTATATGGTGATCAAGTTCGAATTCAGCAAGTCATGGCTGATTTTTTGCTAAACATGGTTCTGCATGCACCATCTCCCAAGGGTTGGGTGGAGATCCAGGTTGGATCAAATCTGAAGCGGAATTCTGATGGTACACAGATCATGCTTCTCCAATTCAG GATCATAGTCCCCGGCGAGGGCCTTCCACCAGAGCTTGTCCAAGATATGTTTCACAATTCCCGGTGGGCGACTCAAGAAGGCATGGGCCTAAGCATAAGCCGGAAACTTTTGAAGCTAGTGAATGGCGAAGTTCAATACATCAGGGAAGCCGAACGATGCTACTTCCTCATCGCCATAGAGCTTCCTCGCCGACCAGAAGCTTGA
- the LOC120273994 gene encoding pentatricopeptide repeat-containing protein At1g02370, mitochondrial-like — protein sequence MERMPSRALRLALAAVRRLSTASSLASAPAVVKKDLRPLYRRLSALGGAPDGSVVKVLNKWVREGKTVTSPELIKQVKELRKYGKYGSALEVVDWMVKTKGMNLSITNHAIYLDLVSKVKGIESAELYFSSLPEAAKKQQTYGALLNCYCNEKLPEKAIPLYEKMKKLGLASNNLVQNNMMAFYMKLGQPEKAQRQFEEMKSENIAPDNFSYCILMNSYASKGDIDSVEEVAQDMEEASDITLTWSAYSTLAGIYNAAGLFEKAEAALKKLEQLIDSCDREPYHFLMTLYASTGNLAEVNRVWNTLKTTFPKLTNMSYLIILQALNKLDDLDGMERCFKEWESVHVAYDVRLMNLMIAAYLRKDMIKDAESLEVGASLRVSQFDFKTAELFIDYHLKKQEMGPALKWLKEASSHVKPDKWKLNGDHVKMFLKNYEEAKDVKGAEEFCAILKQFKRLDSRAYDALIRTYAAAGKKEPSLQQRIKEDQIILSSKTKKMLDRISKA from the exons ATGGAGAGGATGCCCAGCCGAGCGCTAAGATTGGCGCTTGCTGCGGTTAGGCGGCTGAGCACTGCGTCGTCGCTGGCTTCGGCACCGGCGGTGGTGAAGAAGGATTTGAGGCCGCTTTACCGGAGGTTGTCGGCGCTGGGTGGCGCGCCGGACGGGAGCGTGGTGAAGGTGCTGAATAAGTGGGTGCGGGAGGGGAAGACCGTCACTTCCCCCGAGCTCATCAAGCAAGTTAAGGAACTACGCAAGTATGGCAAATACGGCAGCGCCCTTGAG GTGGTTGATTGGATGGTAAAGACTAAAGGAATGAACTTGTCTATTACAAATCATGCAATATATTTAGATCTCGTTTCAAAAGTCAAGGGTATTGAGTCAGCAGAGTTGTACTTTTCCAGCCTTCCGGAGGCTGCTAAGAAGCAACAAACATATGGAGCTCTCCTTAACTGCTATTGCAATGAAAAGCTGCCAGAGAAGGCTATTCCCCTCtatgaaaagatgaagaaactcGGTTTAGCTTCAAACAACCTGGTTCAAAATAATATGATGGCCTTTTATATGAAACTAGGACAGCCTGAGAAAGCCCAAAGACAATTTGAGGAGATGAAATCAGAGAATATTGCGCCTGATAACTTCTCGTACTGTATCCTGATGAATAGCTATGCCTCCAAGGGCGACATTGATTCTGTTGAAGAAGTTGCGCAGGATATGGAAGAGGCATCTGATATCACTTTAACTTGGTCTGCATACAGCACCCTGGCAGGCATATACAATGCTGCTGGTCTTTTTGAGAAAGCAGAGGCGGCCCTCAAAAAACTCGAGCAACTCATCGACAGCTGTGACAGGGAACCGTACCATTTTTTAATGACTTTATATGCAAGCACTGGCAACCTAGCGGAGGTCAATAGGGTGTGGAACACTTTGAAGACTACCTTTCCAAAGCTCACCAACATGAGCTATCTTATCATTCTTCAGGCATTAAATAAACTCGATGATCTTGATGGCATGGAACGGTGCTTTAAGGAATGGGAATCTGTTCATGTGGCCTATGATGTAAGATTGATGAATCTGATGATAGCGGCCTACCTTAGGAAAGATATGATCAAAGATGCTGAATCACTTGAGGTAGGAGCTTCATTGAGAGTTTCCCAATTTGATTTCAAGACGGCTGAGTTATTCATAGATTACCATTTGAAGAAACAGGAGATGGGGCCTGCTCTGAAGTGGTTGAAGGAAGCGAGTTCACATGTGAAGCCAGACAAATGGAAGTTAAATGGAGACCATGTGAAAATGTTCCTGAAAAATTACGAGGAAGCAAAGGATGTAAAGGGGGCAGAAGAGTTTTGTGCTATTTTGAAGCAGTTCAAACGTTTGGATTCGAGAGCATATGATGCGCTGATTCGAACGTATGCAGCAGCTGGTAAGAAAGAGCCTTCACTTCAGCAACGAATAAAGGAGGATCAAATCATATTGAGCtcgaaaacaaagaaaatgctGGATAGGATCTCTAAGGCTTAG
- the LOC120273676 gene encoding receptor-like serine/threonine-protein kinase ALE2 translates to MWGFHGFLGRFSRLSLLVSLLILVVLWYDPSEAALVAPVVAPSTGWSSVHPRGSPVVLELPLPVSLPLVRGKHQKRLSPRVSPSPVPAPALPPDYGSLTTAGHPSSSSSRLSKPSMQRNQNSAPGTALVPSPSGEPAPSDSNSSAVPSGLAQPPFAPHSGCCGPNMVQRRGIKDCHCVYPVKVELFLGNVSLSSNWSNKFLDELASQLNLLVSQFEIDNFYVVGVSGLNITMDIAPHTGISFSADQVRAMNYSLVMHKVHIDPALVGDYKLINLTWFKPLAPTPAPTLAASPSASPHSVSSSHTPSNNTGDDKRSNLVIILAICAGGLVVVIISALIIYSCTSRKQKKVVTKGTVKTGTMDATSIETSLPHPTSTRFLPYEELKEATNNFESASMLGEGGFGRVFKGVLSDGTAVAIKKLTSGGHQGDKEFLVEVEMLSRLHHRNLVKLVGYYCSRESSQNLLCYELIPNGSLEAWLHGPLGANCPLDWDTRMKIALDAARGLAYLHEDSQPCVIHRDFKASNILLENNFHAKVSDFGLAKQAPEGRANYLSTRVMGTFGYVAPEYAMTGHLLVKSDVYSYGVVLLELLTGRKPVDMSQPSGQENLVTWARPILRDKDRLEELADPRLTGKYPKEDFVRVCTIAAACVAPEANQRPTMGEVVQSLKMVQRVTEYQDTMPTPSARPNIRQSSTTYESDTSSMFSSGPFSGLSQFDTDNISRTQILSEDLHEGR, encoded by the exons ATGTGGGGATTTCATG GGTTTTTGGGACGTTTCTCTAGATTGTCTTTACTTGTTAGTTTGTTGATTTTGGTGGTGTTATGGTATGATCCATCGGAGGCAGCATTGGTAGCTCCTGTTGTTGCTCCATCAACTGGGTGGAGTTCTGTTCATCCCAGAGGTTCCCCGGTTGTTTTGGAACTTCCATTGCCAGTGAGTCTACCTCTGGTTAGAGGGAAACACCAGAAGCGCCTTTCACCAAGGGTTTCCCCTTCACCTGTGCCAGCACCGGCTCTTCCTCCTGATTATGGGTCATTGACAACTGCTGGTCACCCTTCTTCTAGTTCATCACGTTTGTCAAAACCATCAATGCAGAGGAATCAAAATTCTGCTCCTGGGACAGCCTTGGTACCTTCTCCATCTGGGGAGCCTGCCCCCTCGGACTCTAACTCGAGTGCAGTTCCATCTGGTTTAGCACAGCCTCCATTTGCGCCTCATTCTG GATGCTGTGGGCCAAATATGGTACAGAGGCGGGGCATCAAAGATTGCCATTGTGTATACCCGGTAAAGGTTGAGTTGTTTCTTGGAAATGTTTCTCTAAGTTCAAACTGGAGCAATAAATTTCTTGATGAACTGGCTTCTCAACTCAACCTACTAGTTTCTCAATTTGAGATTGACAACTTTTACGTTGTTGGTGTCTCGGGGCTAAATATCACAATGGACATTGCACCGCATACAGGGATAAGTTTCTCTGCTGACCAAGTGCGTGCTATGAACTATTCACTTGTGATGCATAAGGTTCATATCGATCCTGCACTAGTTGGTGACTACAAGCTTATTAATCTGACATGGTTTAAGCCATTGGCTCCTACTCCTG CTCCAACACTGGCTGCGTCACCTTCTGCTTCACCACATTCTGTGTCATCCTCACATACCCCAAGCAATAATACTGGTGATGATAAACGCTCGAATTTGGTTATAATTCTTGCTATATGTGCTGGTGGTCTAGTGGTCGTCATAATCTCTGcactaattatttattcatgcaCATCACGGAAGCAGAAGAAGGTTGTTACAAAAGGAACAG TTAAAACTGGGACCATGGATGCCACTTCAATAGAGACCTCTCTTCCACATCCCACAAGCACCCGGTTTCTTCCATATGAGGAACTTAAAGAAGCTACCAATAATTTTGAGTCTGCAAGCATGCTTGGCGAGGGAGGTTTTGGTCGTGTATTCAAGGGTGTCTTAAGTGATGGCACGGCTGTAGCCATCAAGAAACTTACTAGTGGAGGACACCAAGGTGATAAAGAATTTTTGGTGGAGGTTGAGATGCTGAGTAGATTGCATCACCGCAATCTGGTGAAACTAGTCGGCTACTACTGCAGCAGGGAATCATCACAGAACCTTCTATGTTATGAACTTATTCCAAATGGGAGCTTGGAGGCTTGGCTCCAcg GTCCCTTGGGTGCAAACTGCCCTTTGGATTGGGATACCAGAATGAAAATTGCTTTAGATGCTGCAAGAGGGCTGGCATACCTTCATGAGGATTCGCAACCTTGTGTGATTCACAGGGACTTTAAAGCATCCAATATATTACTCGAGAACAATTTCCATGCTAAAGTTTCTGATTTCGGTCTAGCAAAGCAGGCACCTGAAGGCCGAGCAAACTATTTATCTACCCGTGTGATGGGAACATTTGG GTATGTCGCCCCTGAATACGCAATGACAGGACATCTATTAGTTAAGAGTGATGTATACAGCTATGGAGTCGTTCTTCTTGAACTATTAACCGGAAGGAAGCCTGTAGATATGTCACAACCATCTGGCCAGGAGAACCTTGTAACCTGG GCTCGGCCAATTCTTCGAGACAAGGATAGATTAGAAGAGCTTGCAGACCCAAGGCTCACTGGCAAGTATCCAAAAGAAGACTTCGTGCGCGTATGCACGATTGCTGCAGCTTGTGTAGCACCTGAAGCAAACCAAAGACCGACAATGGGGGAGGTGGTGCAGTCCCTCAAGATGGTGCAGCGCGTGACAGAGTACCAAGACACAATGCCGACCCCATCGGCCCGTCCTAACATACGACAATCGTCCACCACATATGAATCTGATACTTCGTCGATGTTTTCATCCGGGCCATTTTCAGGTCTAAGCCAGTTTGACACCGATAACATTTCTAGGACGCAAATATTGTCTGAAGATCTGCACGAAGGGCGGTGA